A stretch of the Acanthochromis polyacanthus isolate Apoly-LR-REF ecotype Palm Island chromosome 22, KAUST_Apoly_ChrSc, whole genome shotgun sequence genome encodes the following:
- the zswim2 gene encoding LOW QUALITY PROTEIN: E3 ubiquitin-protein ligase ZSWIM2 (The sequence of the model RefSeq protein was modified relative to this genomic sequence to represent the inferred CDS: inserted 2 bases in 1 codon; substituted 1 base at 1 genomic stop codon), which yields MLRRTVWRNTVSDAVSLHQDEALSTTMFLLKSYGPTGFLLREEGEARSFKRGLMERQIFELLHGLHQTEAQRTEFEPSAASGTSNXSDREEGRVYRKAINAQDVCPICQEDLLERKQPVSYCRFGCGNNVHISCMKVWAEHQKRNQDQTVKCPLYREDFSSLKLLQEQLKNAAKLFTTAAERQKADSHLGVXCHSCRICPVTGKCFQSTICRYFYLCEDCAEKRCQPQHPLASRTKSEVDPGEEELSGEATAASSEPEDDSVVLLAADPLPDVVLKCLPAVRLRSGSRLLDEGQQCRIGLQSFILGQHVQTLPCRHQFHSDCVDQILQKSNSCPVDGYVIYNPLTWRSSQRKASCLSSDSKKPESTLKDTQKLTDRFLDLCASAADCESNQTGSSSFHRLSA from the exons ATGTTGAGGAGAACCGTCTGGAGGAACACAGTCAGTGATGCAGTGAGTCTGCATCAGGACGAAGCTCTCAGCACCACCATGTTCCTCCTAAAGTCCTACGGGCCGACAGGATTCCTGctcagagaggaaggagaggccAGGAGCTTTAAG CGTGGACTCATGGAGAGGCAGATCTTTGAGCTGCTTCACGGTTTACACCAAACAGAAGCCCAGCGGACAGAGTTTGAACCGTCTGCTGCCTCTGGGACCTCAAACTAATCGGACCGGGAGGAAGGAAGAGTTTACCGGAAAGCGATTAACGCCCAGGATGTGTGTCCGATCTGCCAGGAGGATCTTCTGGAGAGAAAACAGCCCGTCTCCTACTGCAG GTTCGGCTGTGGGAACAACGTCCACATCTCCTGCATGAAGGTCTGGGCAGAACACCAGAAGCGGAACCAGGACCAGACGGTGAAGTGTCCTCTGTACAGGGAGGACTTTAGCTCTCTGAAGTTACTCCAGGAGCAGCTGAAAAACGCAGCCAAGCTCTTCACGACGGCCgctgaaagacagaaagcagaCAGTCACCTGGGAGT GTGTCACAGCTGCAGAATCTGCCCGGTAACTGGAAAATGTTTCCAG TCCACCATCTGCAGGTATTTCTATCTGTGTGAGGACTGTGCAGAGAAGCGCTGCCAGCCACAGCATCCGTTGGCTTCACGGACT AAGAGCGAAGTGGATCCTGGTGAGGAGGAGCTGAGTGGAGAAGCGACGGCAGCGAGCTCTGAGCCAGAAGATGACAG CGTCGTCCTGCTGGCTGCAGACCCGTTACCAGACGTTGTGTTGAAGTGTTTGCCAGCGGTCCGGCTCAGATCAGGGTCTCGGCTCCTGGATGAAGGTCAGCAGTGTCGGATCGGTCTGCAGAGTTTCATCCTGGGTCAGCATGTCCAAACTCTGCCCTGCCGTCACCAG TTCCACTCAGACTGTGTGGATCAGATCCTGCAGAAATCAAACTCCTGCCCCGTGGATGGATATGTCATTTATAATCCTTTAACCTGGAGATCCAGTCAGAGGAAGGCCTCCTGCCTTTCCAGTGACTCTAAGAAACCAGAAAGCACCTTAAAGGACACTCAGAAACTAACAGACAGGTTTCTAGACTTGTgtgcttcagcagcagactgtgaGTCAAACCAGACTGGCAGCTCTTCTTTTCACCGTCTGTCAGCGTGA
- the fam171b gene encoding protein FAM171B encodes MPAADRRPPPPLLLLLPSLLLVWCPYGAVRAAEEGGGLPGDNGLRGAVGEPSGTDGGAAGRLLGPSAPVAEAQFALKVLVRDLVTRQPLPGATVDVYLNHTLRSSAQTGPRGEVLLWVVYSPGLCLTLLGHMEGYVQNPLPWSTAKRPIFSAVTLLLLPHSQGNIWLFEDSVLITRKLPDSSSQPKVKFPKNLLTISDQSDVSTVTAYLTVPQRHLAKDCTNCTQGIISNKSVFRSIELKAVAAVSVLLYSGGQQLQVRGPIQISLPLGHGTHLRASDTVPAWTFNLKTGAWENQGLGIVKAVGDDLVWTYTASHLGSWIAAPLPSSRDYLGHAGSLDFLSYHTYLLMGILGGTLVIVIGFLSLLLCHCGSHREPRRRQARFSKLTVVKKDQTTSTHMEEGLLFRSGDNSLASCSVQCEPSSTPRHKANYNIYVEDPGSLTAAPLYENIASDRMKGSQPPPHYINSEEVARLREKSEQNRANMNADSFFQDKLVHIYNQPVAIIQAPELFGAQEQLKSATFPRNGVEYDAHSEPASKDSYTQTLPKGPHHHHSQGGSSPQQGSQDDPQPLETPPQGQGPNAGVWGRYSNLLESSVSVPGTLNEAAGMEAFSGGHGVPSELQGISERTLLELTRGKSHPRAWFVSLDGKPAAQVRHSIIELQSRHRPPSSNDTSLDSGVDMNEPQQNIRETERPSIRASSLQHHSRGRYEEQDLSSSESGTTATCTPEDPYLRNILDGSSGAIPNIPEERDGMDTSSAQEDSESRGTPPPRRLRKVREKGKTEKRSAKHVREGRPLTKRS; translated from the exons AGGCCCAGTTCGCCCTGAAGGTTCTGGTCAGAGACCTGGTGACCCGCCAGCCGCTGCCCGGTGCCACCGTGGACGTCTACCTGAACCACACCCTGAGGAGTTCTGCCCAGACCGGGCCTCGAGGGGAGGTTCTGCTGTGGGTGGTTTACAGTCCAGGCCTCTGTCTGACCCTGCTGGGCCACATGGAGGGCTATGTCCAGAACCCGCTGCCCTGGAGCACCGCCAAGAGGCCCA ttttctctGCGGTGACGCTGCTGTTGCTTCCTCACAGTCAGGGAAACATCTGGCTGTTTGAAGACTCAGTCCTCATCACCAGGAAGTTACCTG ACAGCTCCTCCCAACCCAAAGTTAAGTTCCCCAAGAACCTCCTGACCATCTCTGATCAAAGCGACGTCTCCACGGTGACGGCCTACCTGACGGTGCCACAGCGCCACCTGGCCAAGGACTGCACCAACTGCACCCAGGGCATCATCAGCAACAAATCAG TGTTCAGAAGCATCGAGCTGAAGGCGGTGGCAGCCGTCAGTGTCTTGCTCTACTCCGGAGGCCAGCAGCTCCAGGTCCGAGGTCCGATCCAGATCAGTCTCCCGCTGGGACACGGCACACACCTGAGGGCCTCGGACACCGTCCCAGCCTGGACCTTCAACCTGAAGACAG GTGCCTGGGAGAACCAGGGTCTGGGGATCGTGAAAGCAGTCGGTGATGATCTGGTCTGGACTTACACCGCCTCACATCTGGGCTCCTGGATCGCTGCCCCGCTGCCCTCATCTAGAG ATTATCTCGGGCATGCCGGCTCTCTGGATTTCTTATCGTACCACACCTACCTGCTGATGGGAATTCTGGGAGGAACTCTGGTTATCGTGATCGGATTTCTTTCCTTGCTGCTGTGTCACTGCGG TTCTCATCGGGAGCCCAGGAGGAGGCAAGCGCGGTTTTCCAAACTGACGGTGGTGAAAAAAGACCAAACCACGTCCACCCACATGGAGGAGGGTTTGTTGTTCCGATCAGGCGACAACAGTCTGGCCTCCTGCAGTGTCCAGTGTGAACCTTCATCCACGCCGAGGCACAAAGCCAACTACAACATCTACGTGGAGGATCCGGGGAGCCTCACTGCCGCCCCTCTTTACGAGAACATCGCCTCGGATCGGATGAAGGGCTCCCAGCCGCCACCTCACTACATCAACAGTGAAGAGGTGGCTCGGCTCAGGGAGAAGTCGGAGCAGAACCGGGCCAACATGAACGCCGACAGCTTCTTTCAAGACAAGTTAGTTCACATCTACAACCAGCCGGTGGCCATTATTCAGGCTCCGGAGCTTTTCGGTGCTCAGGAGCAGCTCAAGTCTGCCACGTTCCCCCGCAACGGGGTGGAGTACGATGCCCATTCAGAACCTGCCAGCAAAGACAGCTACACCCAGACTCTACCCAAaggcccccaccaccaccactcccAGGGCGGCAGCAGCCCCCAGCAGGGCAGCCAGGACGACCCCCAGCCTCTGGAGACGCCTCCCCAGGGTCAGGGCCCCAACGCCGGGGTGTGGGGACGCTACAGCAACCTGCTGGAATCCTCCGTCTCCGTGCCCGGGACTCTGAACGAGGCGGCCGGTATGGAGGCCTTCAGCGGAGGCCACGGGGTGCCCAGCGAGCTGCAGGGGATTTCAGAGCGCACCCTGCTGGAGCTGACTCGCGGGAAGTCTCACCCCAGGGCTTGGTTCGTCTCTTTAGACGGGAAGCCGGCCGCCCAGGTTCGACACTCCATCATCGAGCTGCAGAGCCGCCACCGGCCGCCGAGCAGCAACGACACCAGCCTGGACTCGGGGGTGGACATGAACGAGCCTCAGCAGAACATCCGCGAGACAGAGCGGCCTTCCATCAGGGCGTCTTCGCTACAGCACCACAGCCGAGGACGGTACGAAGAGCAGGACCTCAGCAGCAGCGAGAGCGGCACCACGGCCACCTGTACGCCGGAGGACCCGTACCTGAGGAACATTTTAGACGGGAGCAGCGGCGCTATTCCCAACATTCCTGAAGAGCGGGACGGGATGGATACGTCCAGCGCTCAGGAAGACAGCGAGTCCAGGGGGACGCCGCCTCCACGGCGCCTGAGGAAGGTGAGGGAAAAGGGGAAGACGGAAAAGAGGAGCGCCAAGCATGTCCGTGAAGGCCGACCCCTGACCAAGAGGAGTTAG